In Marinicauda algicola, one DNA window encodes the following:
- a CDS encoding 3-isopropylmalate dehydratase large subunit, with amino-acid sequence MTRPRTLVEKIMARASGGADVRPGDIVTVQVDLAMAHDSSGPRRWRARLEALGARLWDPDKVVIVSDHYVPAVDPASAEILKTTREFARDYGVERFYDMRGICHVVLPEHGHLKPGMFVAGGDSHTTNGGAFGCYAAGFGATDMTAIVATGKTWTVVPETIRVEIAGEFREGVAAKDVMLLLCRELGMGNHFKTIEYGGPAVRAMDMEARMVLSNMAAELGGDTGLIEPDETTLSHIRAHGGEVEDEAIARWRSDAGCGYAKVHAVDASALQPQVAAPHSPANSDAISNASGERIDQAYIGACIGAKLTDLQMAARVLEGRKVARGVRLLVAPASAKVTHAAARDGTLATLTEAGAVILPSGCGACAGLGAGLLAEGEVCISSTNRNFRGRMGHKDAQVWLGSPFTVAASAVTGTITDPREFLGERRRAA; translated from the coding sequence ATGACGCGGCCGCGCACGCTGGTTGAGAAGATCATGGCCCGCGCCAGCGGAGGCGCGGACGTGCGTCCGGGCGACATCGTCACGGTGCAGGTCGATCTCGCCATGGCCCATGACAGCTCCGGGCCGCGGCGCTGGCGCGCGCGCCTGGAGGCGCTGGGCGCGCGGCTGTGGGATCCCGACAAGGTCGTGATCGTCTCCGATCACTACGTGCCGGCCGTCGATCCGGCGAGCGCGGAAATCCTGAAGACCACGCGCGAGTTCGCTCGCGATTACGGCGTGGAACGCTTCTACGACATGCGCGGCATCTGCCATGTCGTGCTGCCCGAGCACGGCCATCTCAAGCCGGGCATGTTCGTGGCCGGCGGGGATTCCCACACGACCAATGGTGGGGCGTTCGGCTGCTATGCGGCCGGGTTCGGCGCGACCGACATGACCGCGATCGTGGCCACGGGAAAGACCTGGACGGTCGTGCCCGAGACCATCCGGGTGGAGATCGCGGGCGAATTCCGGGAGGGCGTGGCGGCCAAGGACGTCATGCTCCTGCTCTGCCGCGAGCTCGGCATGGGCAATCATTTCAAGACGATCGAATATGGCGGGCCGGCAGTGCGCGCGATGGACATGGAAGCGCGCATGGTGCTCTCCAACATGGCCGCGGAACTCGGCGGGGATACCGGGCTCATCGAGCCGGACGAGACGACGCTGTCCCATATCCGCGCCCATGGCGGCGAGGTGGAGGACGAGGCGATCGCGCGCTGGCGCAGCGACGCGGGCTGCGGCTACGCGAAGGTGCACGCCGTGGACGCTTCCGCCCTGCAGCCCCAGGTGGCGGCGCCGCACAGCCCGGCGAACTCGGACGCGATCTCGAACGCGTCCGGCGAACGCATCGACCAGGCCTATATCGGCGCCTGCATCGGGGCGAAGCTCACCGACCTTCAGATGGCCGCGCGCGTGCTGGAGGGGCGCAAGGTCGCCAGGGGCGTGCGCCTGCTCGTCGCGCCGGCCTCGGCCAAGGTCACCCACGCCGCGGCCAGGGACGGCACGCTCGCCACGCTGACCGAGGCGGGCGCGGTGATCCTGCCCTCGGGATGCGGCGCGTGCGCCGGGCTCGGCGCCGGGCTGCTCGCCGAGGGGGAGGTGTGCATCTCCTCGACCAACCGCAATTTCCGTGGCCGGATGGGCCACAAGGACGCGCAGGTCTGGCTCGGCTCGCCCTTCACGGTGGCGGCCTCGGCGGTCACGGGAACGATCACCGATCCGCGCGAATTCCTCGGCGAACGCCGGAGGGCGGCATGA
- a CDS encoding phenylacetate--CoA ligase family protein, producing the protein MSDGHRTYFNSADWATVERDYPVGEAFTRFVTSVSRDELRAMQEARFLECVKRAWKTPFYRRLWGEAGVEPGDIKGLETLSSLPSFDKSDIMDSIARNPPLGDFSAMDSYGEGERPPVVMHTTSGTTGTPQVLLFGAKSREIQNLLLGRLYRFQGLRPDDVVHSVYGHGMINGGHYVREAVIHWTSALFMSAGTGVETRSVRQVGLMKDFGATVIVGFADYIKKLARVAEEEGIDPVKDLKVRMISGHLGREDKAALSKAWGGAACFDWYGVGDTGVIAGEGPDRDGLYVMEDAQYLEIADIDTGRPVADGESGDMICTCLYKDDIYPIIRFNTHDVTKVKTGTSSIGAKFRRIEGFLGRSDNMVKIRGINIFPQAVGPLLDEVEAFTGEFICKAVRGENEREDFVVMAETKDRGEAVSARMREILKRQLGIEVRVELAPPGGLADLTQTEVRQKPIRLIDERFK; encoded by the coding sequence ATGAGCGACGGCCACCGCACCTATTTCAACTCCGCCGACTGGGCCACGGTCGAGCGCGACTATCCGGTGGGCGAGGCCTTCACCCGCTTCGTCACGAGCGTCAGCCGAGACGAGCTGCGCGCGATGCAAGAGGCGCGCTTCCTCGAATGCGTGAAGCGTGCCTGGAAGACGCCCTTCTACCGGCGCCTGTGGGGCGAGGCGGGCGTGGAGCCCGGCGACATCAAGGGACTGGAGACGCTGTCCTCGCTGCCGAGCTTCGACAAGTCCGACATCATGGATTCCATCGCGCGCAATCCCCCGCTCGGCGACTTCTCGGCGATGGACAGCTATGGGGAGGGCGAGCGCCCGCCGGTGGTGATGCACACCACCTCGGGCACGACGGGCACGCCGCAGGTGCTGCTGTTCGGTGCGAAGTCGCGTGAGATCCAGAACCTGCTGCTCGGCCGGCTCTACCGCTTCCAGGGCCTGAGGCCCGACGACGTGGTCCATTCCGTCTACGGACACGGCATGATCAATGGCGGGCATTACGTGCGCGAGGCGGTGATCCACTGGACGAGCGCGCTCTTCATGTCGGCCGGCACCGGCGTGGAGACCCGCTCGGTGCGCCAGGTCGGCCTGATGAAGGATTTCGGCGCCACCGTGATCGTCGGCTTTGCCGATTACATCAAGAAGCTCGCCCGGGTCGCCGAGGAGGAGGGGATCGATCCGGTGAAGGACCTCAAGGTGCGCATGATCTCGGGTCATCTCGGGCGCGAGGACAAGGCCGCGCTGTCGAAGGCCTGGGGCGGGGCGGCCTGCTTCGACTGGTACGGTGTCGGCGATACGGGCGTCATCGCGGGCGAGGGCCCGGACCGCGACGGGCTCTACGTCATGGAGGATGCGCAGTATCTGGAAATTGCCGACATCGACACAGGAAGGCCGGTGGCGGACGGGGAGTCCGGGGACATGATCTGCACCTGTCTGTACAAGGACGATATCTACCCCATCATCCGCTTCAACACCCATGACGTGACGAAGGTGAAAACCGGCACCTCCTCCATCGGCGCGAAGTTCCGGCGCATCGAGGGCTTTCTCGGCCGCTCGGACAACATGGTGAAGATCCGCGGCATCAACATCTTCCCGCAGGCCGTCGGCCCGCTGCTCGACGAGGTGGAGGCCTTCACTGGCGAGTTCATCTGCAAGGCGGTGCGCGGCGAGAACGAGCGCGAGGACTTCGTCGTGATGGCCGAGACGAAGGACCGGGGCGAGGCGGTCTCGGCGCGCATGCGCGAGATCCTGAAGCGCCAGCTCGGCATCGAGGTCCGGGTGGAACTCGCGCCGCCGGGCGGGCTCGCCGACCTCACCCAGACCGAGGTGCGCCAGAAGCCGATCCGCCTCATCGACGAGCGCTTCAAGTGA
- a CDS encoding nuclear transport factor 2 family protein, which produces MTHAAAGELDALMAGYARAWHGSDPAQLRRFWDRGAEPVYLAEEIEETFIGWDEVEAYWAGNRELHAGVDLAFSGSRYVTVGEGLVLGVHRMDWSIRFTDRPAMGGDNRVAALFRHTGEGWRLSAWIEAPLAPIVYLRRLYEARAGRLGG; this is translated from the coding sequence GTGACACACGCGGCGGCGGGCGAACTCGATGCGCTGATGGCCGGCTACGCCCGGGCTTGGCACGGCAGCGATCCGGCGCAGCTCAGGCGCTTCTGGGACCGGGGCGCGGAGCCGGTCTATCTCGCCGAGGAGATCGAGGAGACCTTCATCGGCTGGGACGAGGTCGAGGCCTACTGGGCGGGCAATCGCGAGCTGCACGCGGGCGTGGACCTCGCGTTCTCGGGCTCGCGTTACGTGACGGTCGGGGAGGGCCTCGTTCTCGGGGTGCATCGCATGGACTGGTCGATCCGCTTCACCGACCGGCCCGCGATGGGAGGTGACAACCGGGTCGCCGCGCTGTTCCGGCATACCGGCGAGGGCTGGCGCCTTTCCGCCTGGATCGAGGCCCCGCTTGCCCCGATCGTGTATCTCAGGCGGCTCTACGAGGCGCGGGCCGGACGGCTTGGCGGATGA
- a CDS encoding aldehyde dehydrogenase family protein, which translates to MTQPIEVRNPRTGMPDYRFTPPTERELDTLATRLREGQRDWAAADAAHRGQVLQDWAARIEARRDDLAAALEADTGRRRLARLEIDGAIASIRGWASRAAALMPRSDWVEGRANPAIRHAGQYLPYPLVGVISPWNFPLTLSLIDAIPALAAGCAVLVKPSEVTPRFAEPLSATIGEVAGLAGVLALAPGVGETGQGVIARADLVCFTGSVATGRKVAAQAARRLIPAFLELGGKDPLIVTKTAPVEAAVTAALRGSVLSTGQACQSIERIYVAREIHDAFLERLTDEARKVRINWPDIASGEIGPIIFEAQAETIRRQLEDAVKKGAEVLTGGTVERHGGGLWLKPTVLTNVDHSMAIMTEETFGPVLPVMAFETEDEAVALANDTEFGLSAGVFAGTLKEAEVIARRLQTGAVSLNDAALTAVFYEAEKQAFKASGLGPSRMGDAGLTRFLRRKALIANTGAPAPLSAFAEEAGS; encoded by the coding sequence GTGACGCAGCCGATCGAGGTCCGGAACCCGCGCACCGGCATGCCCGACTACCGCTTCACCCCGCCGACCGAGCGCGAACTCGACACACTCGCCACACGCCTGCGCGAGGGGCAGCGGGATTGGGCCGCGGCGGACGCTGCCCATCGCGGGCAGGTGCTGCAGGACTGGGCGGCGCGGATCGAGGCGCGCCGCGACGACCTCGCCGCGGCGCTGGAGGCCGACACCGGGCGGCGACGGCTCGCCCGGCTGGAGATCGACGGGGCCATCGCCTCGATCCGGGGCTGGGCGTCGCGCGCGGCCGCGCTGATGCCGCGCAGCGACTGGGTCGAGGGCCGCGCCAATCCGGCGATCCGCCATGCCGGCCAGTATCTGCCCTATCCTCTCGTCGGGGTGATCAGCCCATGGAATTTCCCGCTCACCCTGTCGCTGATCGATGCCATCCCCGCCCTCGCCGCCGGATGCGCGGTGCTGGTCAAGCCGAGCGAGGTGACGCCCCGCTTCGCCGAGCCCCTGAGCGCGACGATCGGCGAGGTTGCAGGCCTTGCCGGGGTGCTCGCGCTCGCCCCGGGCGTCGGCGAGACGGGGCAGGGCGTGATCGCGCGCGCCGATCTCGTCTGCTTCACCGGCTCGGTCGCGACGGGGCGGAAGGTCGCCGCGCAGGCGGCCCGGCGCCTGATCCCGGCTTTCCTGGAACTCGGCGGCAAGGACCCGCTCATCGTCACGAAGACCGCGCCCGTGGAGGCCGCCGTCACCGCCGCGCTGCGCGGTTCGGTGCTGTCGACCGGCCAGGCCTGCCAGTCGATTGAGCGCATCTATGTCGCGCGCGAGATCCACGATGCCTTCCTGGAGCGCCTCACGGATGAAGCCCGCAAGGTCCGGATCAACTGGCCCGACATCGCCAGCGGCGAGATCGGACCGATCATCTTCGAGGCCCAGGCCGAGACGATCCGGCGCCAGCTGGAGGACGCTGTGAAGAAGGGCGCGGAAGTCCTCACCGGCGGGACGGTCGAGCGCCATGGCGGCGGGCTGTGGCTGAAGCCGACCGTCCTCACCAATGTCGATCACTCCATGGCGATCATGACCGAGGAGACGTTCGGGCCCGTCCTTCCCGTCATGGCCTTCGAGACCGAGGACGAGGCCGTCGCGCTCGCCAACGACACCGAGTTCGGCCTGTCGGCCGGCGTCTTCGCGGGGACTCTTAAGGAAGCCGAGGTCATCGCCCGGCGCCTGCAGACCGGGGCGGTGTCGCTCAACGACGCCGCCCTGACCGCGGTCTTCTACGAGGCGGAGAAGCAGGCCTTCAAGGCGTCCGGGCTCGGACCCTCGCGCATGGGCGATGCCGGGCTGACGCGCTTCCTGCGCAGGAAGGCGCTGATCGCCAATACAGGCGCGCCCGCGCCGCTCTCCGCCTTCGCAGAGGAGGCCGGGTCGTGA
- a CDS encoding isocitrate lyase/PEP mutase family protein, translating to MTSLKTRLAEGPAVLAPGVYDALSALLVEQAGFEAAYLSGASIAYTQLGRPDLGLVTASEVADVIARIRERTGIPLVVDADTGFGNALNVQRTVEMFERAGASAIQIEDQNLPKRCGHLAGKSLVSPEEMAGKVRAAVDARKSRETLIIARTDAIAVEGFEAALERAEAYLAAGADMLFVEAPRSAEELSAIARRFKSRVPLLANMVEGGRTPMRTLDQLDAQGFRFVITPGAMVRALAFMAREFLSGLKQTGSTAGYRERMLDFDGLNALLGLPEMKEKGARYDADRKDAAE from the coding sequence ATGACCAGCCTGAAGACACGCCTCGCCGAAGGCCCGGCCGTGCTCGCGCCCGGCGTGTACGACGCGCTTTCCGCCCTGCTCGTGGAGCAGGCGGGCTTCGAGGCGGCCTATCTCTCCGGCGCGTCCATCGCCTACACGCAGCTCGGCCGGCCCGACCTGGGCCTCGTCACCGCGAGCGAGGTCGCCGACGTGATCGCCCGCATCCGCGAACGCACCGGCATACCCCTCGTGGTCGATGCCGATACCGGTTTCGGCAATGCGCTCAACGTCCAGCGCACGGTGGAGATGTTCGAGCGCGCCGGGGCGAGCGCAATCCAGATCGAGGACCAGAACCTGCCCAAGCGCTGCGGGCATCTCGCCGGCAAGAGCCTCGTCTCACCGGAGGAGATGGCCGGCAAGGTGCGCGCCGCCGTCGACGCGCGCAAGAGCCGGGAAACCCTCATCATCGCCCGCACCGACGCCATCGCGGTGGAGGGTTTCGAGGCCGCGCTGGAGCGCGCCGAGGCGTATCTCGCCGCGGGGGCGGACATGCTGTTCGTCGAGGCTCCCAGGAGCGCGGAGGAACTCTCCGCCATCGCGCGCCGGTTCAAGTCGCGCGTGCCGCTGCTCGCCAACATGGTTGAGGGCGGTAGGACCCCGATGAGGACGCTCGACCAGCTCGACGCGCAGGGCTTCAGGTTCGTGATCACGCCAGGCGCCATGGTGCGCGCGCTCGCCTTCATGGCGCGCGAATTCCTCTCCGGGCTGAAGCAGACCGGCTCGACCGCCGGCTATCGCGAGCGCATGCTCGATTTCGACGGGCTGAACGCCCTGCTCGGGCTTCCGGAGATGAAGGAGAAGGGCGCACGCTACGACGCCGACCGAAAGGATGCGGCCGAGTAG
- a CDS encoding amidase, giving the protein MSRPADPVETYDRAIARIARFNPGLNAVLEVREARTEAEASARRVKAGEPRSPIDGLPVAVKANIALSGLAWHAGIAAYRDRIAQRDAACVARLKAAGAVVFATLNMEEGALGAVTDNPHFGRCLNPWGENLTPGGSSGGSGAAVAAGLVPASLGTDTMGSVRIPAAYCGVAGHKPSRGAVPLEGVIALSRTLDHVGPLARKAKEAADVFAVLSETPPARAPGLSGLLIGRWRVEDHVAVDGEILAAFEAALKAMEKRGARIVDISLARYGFGQSRRAGLLIAEREGAAIHAEALEADPEGFSEDFRKMLAWGARQSPDRYEAALLVLKAAAADAGAAFEACDLLAAPTACETAFPFGSEVPAGQADITAFADLAGIPATSVPSALSSAGLPMAIQFMAPAGEDARALGAAMAYEDLRGEFPAPDGFE; this is encoded by the coding sequence GTGAGCCGGCCCGCCGACCCGGTCGAGACGTATGATCGCGCGATCGCGCGCATCGCGCGGTTCAACCCGGGGCTCAATGCCGTGCTGGAGGTGCGCGAGGCACGCACCGAGGCCGAGGCCAGCGCGAGGCGGGTGAAGGCGGGCGAGCCCCGCTCGCCGATCGACGGCCTGCCGGTCGCGGTCAAGGCCAATATCGCGCTTTCCGGCCTGGCCTGGCATGCCGGCATCGCGGCGTACCGGGACCGCATCGCGCAGCGCGACGCGGCCTGCGTGGCGCGACTGAAGGCCGCCGGCGCGGTGGTCTTCGCCACGCTCAACATGGAGGAGGGCGCGCTCGGCGCGGTCACCGACAACCCCCATTTCGGGCGCTGCCTCAATCCCTGGGGTGAGAACCTCACCCCCGGGGGCTCCTCGGGCGGCTCGGGGGCGGCGGTCGCGGCCGGGCTCGTGCCGGCGAGCCTGGGGACCGACACGATGGGCTCGGTGCGCATCCCGGCGGCCTATTGCGGCGTGGCCGGCCACAAGCCCTCGCGCGGCGCGGTCCCGCTCGAGGGCGTGATCGCGCTGTCCCGAACGCTCGACCATGTCGGACCGCTCGCGCGAAAGGCGAAGGAGGCGGCCGACGTGTTCGCGGTGCTGAGCGAGACGCCGCCCGCACGCGCGCCCGGGCTTTCCGGGCTGCTCATCGGGCGCTGGCGGGTGGAGGATCACGTCGCGGTCGATGGCGAAATCCTCGCCGCCTTCGAGGCGGCGCTGAAGGCGATGGAGAAGCGGGGCGCGCGCATCGTCGACATCTCGCTCGCCCGGTACGGCTTCGGGCAGAGCCGGCGCGCCGGCCTCCTGATCGCCGAGCGCGAAGGCGCGGCCATCCATGCCGAGGCGCTGGAGGCCGATCCGGAGGGCTTCTCGGAGGACTTCCGCAAGATGCTCGCCTGGGGCGCGCGCCAGAGCCCGGACCGCTACGAGGCGGCGCTGCTTGTGCTGAAGGCCGCGGCCGCCGACGCCGGGGCGGCGTTCGAGGCCTGCGACCTGCTCGCCGCGCCGACCGCCTGCGAGACGGCCTTCCCCTTCGGCAGCGAGGTGCCCGCGGGCCAGGCCGACATCACCGCCTTCGCCGACCTCGCCGGCATTCCCGCGACCAGCGTGCCGAGCGCGCTGTCCTCCGCCGGGCTGCCGATGGCGATCCAGTTCATGGCGCCGGCGGGCGAGGACGCGCGCGCGCTCGGCGCGGCGATGGCCTACGAGGACCTGCGGGGGGAATTTCCGGCGCCGGACGGATTTGAGTGA
- a CDS encoding 3-isopropylmalate dehydratase yields the protein MIRGRAWVFGDRIDTDLLAPGHAMKKGPEALAMHCLEAVDPAFAREVERGDIVVAGEDFGIGSSREQAAISLKLLGVSAVIAKSFARIFYRNAINIGLPAIPLAEAGDIAAGDRLLVDLSKGELVDETTGEEFAFPPLPDHLTAMIEAGGLMAQLKARFNAPEAQP from the coding sequence ATCATACGAGGCCGGGCCTGGGTGTTCGGCGACCGGATCGACACCGACCTGCTCGCCCCCGGCCACGCCATGAAGAAGGGACCCGAGGCGCTCGCCATGCACTGCCTGGAGGCCGTCGACCCGGCTTTCGCCCGGGAAGTGGAACGCGGCGACATCGTGGTGGCGGGGGAGGATTTCGGCATTGGCTCGAGCCGGGAGCAGGCGGCGATCTCGCTGAAGCTGCTCGGGGTCTCGGCGGTGATCGCGAAGAGCTTCGCGCGCATCTTCTACCGCAACGCCATCAATATCGGCCTGCCCGCGATCCCGCTCGCCGAGGCCGGCGACATCGCGGCCGGCGACCGCCTGCTGGTCGACCTGTCGAAGGGCGAACTCGTCGACGAGACGACGGGTGAGGAATTCGCATTCCCGCCCCTGCCGGACCATCTCACCGCCATGATCGAGGCCGGCGGGCTGATGGCGCAGCTGAAAGCCCGATTCAACGCCCCGGAGGCGCAGCCATGA
- a CDS encoding FAD-binding oxidoreductase — protein MKALTAELARLVGEDGVVTAREAREHHSQDVWTTGGLVDLVVRPKTQEAAAAALAACARAGVPVYPRGGGMSYTAGYLGERGGGMSLDTSRLTRIVEIDETDRFVRVEAGCTWAALHEALKPKGLRTPFWGPLSGLASTIGGGVSQNNAFFGAGTHGPTGQSVLSVSVALADGSILRTGSAGQRAGSAFFRHDGPDLTGLFVGDCGALGVKLEITLRLVEMPAHEAWGSFSFAAPDAMAHAASAMARTGLACEIFGFDPGLTAVRMQRASILSDAKTLAKVVTGQKTLLKGAVEGARMALAGRNFLSQADFNLHFVTEGHSRVGVEDARRRLAAICEREGGKAVEPTIPKVIRANPFTPLNTMIGPNAERWVPVHGIVPHSQAVACWAAIEAYFASLKDRFEAEGVTTGTLITTLGETGFLIEPVFLWPDALFALHEESVEANYLKKLERRPANPAATALVGEARAGVVDIFTRHGGVHFQIGRTYPFAKTRRPETLALLRSIKAALDPDGIVNPGVLGLGGSS, from the coding sequence GTGAAGGCGCTCACCGCAGAGCTCGCGCGTCTCGTCGGCGAGGACGGCGTCGTCACGGCACGCGAGGCGCGCGAGCATCACTCGCAGGATGTCTGGACGACGGGCGGGCTTGTCGATCTCGTCGTGCGCCCGAAGACGCAGGAGGCCGCCGCCGCGGCGCTCGCCGCCTGCGCAAGGGCGGGTGTGCCGGTCTATCCGCGCGGTGGCGGGATGAGCTACACGGCCGGCTATCTCGGCGAACGCGGGGGCGGGATGAGCCTCGACACGTCGCGCCTGACCCGCATCGTGGAGATCGACGAAACCGACCGCTTCGTGCGCGTGGAAGCGGGCTGCACCTGGGCGGCGCTGCACGAGGCGCTCAAGCCGAAGGGTCTCAGGACCCCCTTCTGGGGACCGCTCTCCGGGCTCGCCTCCACGATCGGCGGTGGGGTGTCGCAGAACAATGCCTTCTTCGGGGCGGGCACCCACGGCCCGACGGGGCAGAGCGTGCTCTCGGTCTCGGTCGCCCTCGCCGACGGCTCGATCCTGAGGACCGGAAGCGCCGGCCAGAGGGCGGGATCGGCCTTCTTCCGCCATGACGGGCCGGATCTGACCGGACTCTTCGTGGGCGATTGCGGCGCGCTTGGGGTGAAGCTCGAGATCACGCTAAGGCTCGTCGAGATGCCCGCACACGAGGCCTGGGGCAGTTTCAGCTTCGCCGCGCCCGACGCGATGGCGCACGCGGCGAGCGCGATGGCGCGCACCGGCCTTGCCTGCGAGATCTTCGGCTTCGACCCGGGCCTGACCGCGGTGCGCATGCAGCGCGCCTCCATCCTGAGCGATGCGAAGACCCTGGCGAAGGTCGTGACGGGTCAGAAGACTCTCCTGAAGGGCGCGGTGGAGGGCGCGCGGATGGCGCTCGCCGGCCGCAATTTCCTCTCCCAAGCCGACTTCAACCTGCATTTCGTCACCGAAGGCCATTCGAGGGTGGGCGTGGAGGACGCGCGCCGGCGCCTCGCCGCGATCTGCGAGCGCGAAGGCGGCAAGGCCGTCGAGCCGACCATCCCCAAGGTGATCCGCGCCAATCCCTTCACGCCGCTGAACACCATGATCGGGCCCAATGCGGAGCGCTGGGTGCCGGTGCATGGCATCGTGCCGCACTCGCAGGCGGTGGCCTGCTGGGCCGCGATCGAGGCGTATTTCGCCTCGCTGAAGGACCGGTTCGAGGCCGAGGGCGTGACCACCGGCACGCTGATCACGACGCTCGGCGAGACCGGCTTCCTCATCGAGCCGGTCTTCCTGTGGCCCGACGCGCTATTCGCCCTGCACGAGGAGAGTGTGGAGGCGAACTATCTGAAGAAGCTCGAGCGCCGGCCCGCGAATCCGGCCGCGACCGCGCTGGTCGGGGAGGCGCGCGCGGGCGTTGTCGACATCTTCACCCGCCATGGCGGAGTGCATTTCCAGATCGGGCGGACCTATCCGTTCGCGAAGACGCGTCGGCCGGAGACGCTCGCGCTCCTGAGATCGATCAAGGCCGCCCTCGATCCGGACGGCATCGTCAATCCCGGCGTTCTGGGGCTCGGAGGATCGTCGTGA
- a CDS encoding nitrilase-related carbon-nitrogen hydrolase: MSEPRPCHALALQTLCEAINGLSPGDARTRMNSAIHRIGREIAGSKGFVGPDLELVVLPEYVLTGFPMGESADEWRAMAAIDPDGPEYEALGKIAQAQKIFLAGNAYETDPHFPQLYFQACFLIAPNGDTILRYRRLISMFAPSPYDVLERYLEAYGEDALFPVADTGIGHIAAIASEEILYPEIARAHAFRGAEIFVHPTSEVASPLPTAKNIAKQARAIENLAYVVSANTAGMTGTPIPQNSADRGSKIVDPRGVILAEAAGGPSMCANGEIDAGLVRRMRRRVGMGNLLARQPAELYARVYAAARVHPPETLMQEGQVASPAKSFYRDRQAKVIETLAQKGLI, encoded by the coding sequence ATGAGTGAGCCCCGCCCCTGCCACGCCCTTGCCCTGCAGACGCTGTGCGAGGCGATCAACGGCCTGTCCCCGGGGGATGCCCGGACGCGCATGAATAGCGCCATCCACAGGATCGGGCGAGAGATCGCCGGCTCGAAGGGCTTCGTCGGCCCCGATCTCGAACTCGTCGTGCTGCCCGAATACGTGCTCACCGGCTTTCCCATGGGCGAGAGCGCGGACGAATGGCGCGCCATGGCCGCCATCGATCCGGACGGGCCCGAATACGAGGCGCTCGGAAAGATCGCGCAAGCGCAGAAGATCTTCCTCGCCGGCAATGCCTACGAGACCGATCCCCATTTCCCGCAGCTGTATTTCCAGGCCTGCTTCCTGATCGCGCCGAACGGGGACACGATCCTGCGCTACCGGCGCCTGATCTCCATGTTCGCGCCGAGCCCCTACGACGTGCTCGAGCGCTATCTCGAGGCCTATGGCGAGGACGCGCTGTTTCCCGTGGCCGACACCGGGATCGGGCACATCGCCGCGATCGCGTCGGAGGAAATCCTCTATCCCGAGATCGCGCGCGCCCACGCCTTCCGGGGCGCGGAGATCTTCGTCCATCCCACGAGCGAGGTGGCCAGTCCGCTACCGACCGCGAAGAACATCGCCAAGCAGGCCCGCGCGATCGAGAATCTCGCCTATGTGGTCTCGGCCAACACCGCGGGCATGACCGGCACGCCGATCCCGCAGAACTCCGCCGACCGCGGCTCGAAGATCGTCGATCCCAGGGGCGTGATCCTCGCCGAGGCGGCCGGCGGGCCGTCAATGTGCGCCAATGGCGAGATCGATGCGGGGCTAGTGCGCCGCATGCGCCGCCGGGTCGGCATGGGCAATCTCCTCGCCCGCCAGCCCGCCGAACTCTATGCACGCGTCTACGCCGCGGCCCGCGTGCACCCGCCCGAAACCCTGATGCAGGAGGGGCAGGTCGCGAGCCCGGCGAAGAGCTTCTACCGCGACCGCCAGGCCAAGGTGATCGAGACGCTGGCGCAGAAGGGGCTGATCTGA
- a CDS encoding GntR family transcriptional regulator, giving the protein MSETGKTSEPPRLGPELIDESLPMPLYHQIFLVLRDRIHSGAYPTGSVLPGEQELSKLLDVSRITVKRALNELAAHGFVTRHRGRGTLVMYNAGAPVVEGRFDTLFDALQRMGLETQVELIDVADISADSELAAVMGLDSGEKVQRAVRLRRLEGDTFSYLLTHVPLDIARQYTREELASEPLLTLLKRAGAEAAEADQTITAAAAEPHVASVLKVAPGSPLLKITRIMRDRRGRVVQHIIAFYRPERFRYHMRLLRDPGEGSGWTAVDPR; this is encoded by the coding sequence ATGAGCGAGACCGGGAAGACAAGCGAGCCGCCCCGCCTGGGGCCGGAGCTGATCGACGAATCCCTGCCCATGCCGCTCTACCATCAGATTTTCCTGGTGCTGCGCGACCGCATCCATTCGGGCGCCTACCCGACCGGATCGGTGCTGCCGGGCGAGCAGGAATTGTCGAAACTGCTCGACGTCTCGCGCATCACGGTCAAGCGGGCCCTGAACGAGCTCGCCGCGCACGGCTTCGTCACGCGCCATCGCGGGCGCGGCACGCTCGTGATGTACAATGCCGGCGCGCCGGTGGTGGAGGGACGCTTCGACACGCTGTTCGACGCTCTCCAGCGCATGGGGCTGGAGACCCAGGTCGAGCTGATCGACGTCGCCGACATTTCCGCCGACAGCGAGCTCGCCGCGGTGATGGGGCTCGACAGTGGCGAGAAGGTGCAGCGCGCCGTGCGCCTGCGCCGCCTGGAAGGGGATACCTTTTCCTATCTCCTCACCCACGTGCCGCTCGACATCGCGCGCCAGTACACGCGCGAGGAGCTGGCGAGCGAGCCGCTCCTGACGCTGCTGAAGCGCGCGGGTGCGGAGGCGGCCGAGGCCGACCAGACCATCACCGCCGCGGCCGCAGAGCCGCACGTGGCCAGCGTGCTGAAGGTCGCGCCGGGCTCGCCGCTGCTGAAGATCACCCGCATCATGCGCGACCGGCGCGGACGGGTTGTGCAGCACATCATCGCCTTCTACCGGCCCGAGCGCTTCCGCTATCACATGCGCCTCCTGCGCGATCCGGGCGAGGGGTCGGGCTGGACCGCGGTCGATCCGCGCTGA